One window from the genome of Roseomonas haemaphysalidis encodes:
- a CDS encoding lysophospholipid acyltransferase family protein, producing the protein MDVKRLWWRFEALLVKGLFALARRLGVRRASALGGGALRRLGPWLPVSAVGRRNLELAFPDSDPAWRDAVLRDAWDNLGRSMLEMPLVASLGETAEGPGWEVAGAENLPAAGTRMISFSAHLANWEVLPRAALRFGIALASLYRAPDNPFVDAEVRRMREGSAELPLFPKGSRGARAALKHLSGGGALGLVVDQKLNEGLAIPFFGHPAMTAPAVAEFALRFRCPLVPTHVERIGPARFRVVVEPPLALPDSGDRAEDVRLLLTAVNACMERWVRARPGEWLWLHRRFPKDVYRAQPTTSSAPAA; encoded by the coding sequence ATGGATGTGAAGCGCCTGTGGTGGCGGTTCGAGGCGTTGCTGGTGAAGGGCCTTTTCGCGCTGGCGCGGCGGCTCGGGGTGCGGCGCGCCTCGGCTCTGGGCGGCGGCGCGCTGCGCCGGCTGGGGCCATGGCTGCCGGTTTCCGCCGTGGGCCGTCGCAACCTGGAACTGGCCTTTCCGGACAGCGACCCCGCCTGGCGGGACGCCGTGCTGCGCGACGCCTGGGACAACCTGGGCCGCTCCATGCTGGAGATGCCGCTGGTCGCCAGCCTGGGCGAAACTGCGGAGGGCCCGGGCTGGGAGGTGGCGGGCGCCGAGAACCTTCCCGCCGCCGGCACCCGCATGATCAGCTTCAGCGCTCACCTGGCCAACTGGGAGGTGCTGCCACGTGCCGCACTGCGCTTCGGCATCGCGCTCGCCAGCCTTTACCGGGCGCCGGACAACCCGTTCGTGGATGCCGAGGTGCGGCGCATGCGGGAAGGCAGCGCCGAGCTGCCGCTGTTTCCCAAGGGCAGCCGTGGTGCCCGGGCGGCCTTGAAGCACCTCAGCGGCGGTGGCGCGCTGGGCCTGGTGGTGGACCAGAAGCTGAACGAAGGGCTGGCCATCCCCTTCTTCGGCCACCCGGCGATGACCGCGCCGGCGGTGGCGGAGTTCGCGCTGCGCTTCCGCTGCCCCCTGGTGCCGACCCATGTGGAGCGTATCGGCCCCGCACGCTTCCGGGTGGTGGTGGAGCCGCCGCTAGCGCTGCCCGACAGCGGTGACCGGGCGGAGGACGTGCGCCTGCTGCTGACGGCGGTGAACGCCTGCATGGAGCGATGGGTGCGGGCGCGGCCGGGCGAGTGGCTGTGGCTGCACCGCCGCTTTCCCAAGGATGTCTACCGCGCTCAGCCCACCACCAGCAGCGCGCCCGCGGCGTAA
- a CDS encoding DUF1467 family protein — protein sequence MGWATGIMVYFLCWWTVLFAVLPFGIQPEPDGRETDGGWRGAPRRPAILTKAIWTTVVATVLWAGIFMIVRSDWLSFRSGWLAMTPN from the coding sequence ATGGGCTGGGCGACAGGGATCATGGTGTATTTCCTGTGTTGGTGGACGGTGCTGTTCGCCGTGCTGCCCTTCGGCATCCAGCCGGAGCCCGATGGGCGGGAAACCGATGGCGGCTGGCGTGGCGCGCCCCGGCGGCCGGCGATCCTGACAAAGGCGATATGGACCACCGTGGTGGCCACGGTGCTGTGGGCGGGAATCTTCATGATCGTGCGGAGCGACTGGCTCAGCTTCCGCAGCGGTTGGCTGGCAATGACGCCGAATTAA